From a region of the Panicum virgatum strain AP13 chromosome 2K, P.virgatum_v5, whole genome shotgun sequence genome:
- the LOC120695187 gene encoding uncharacterized protein LOC120695187, whose protein sequence is MVWKPCSACCRALGLLWHKVRDTKRVHRGRRGRRERDVELGELSSTSRDGTGRSSSSSSSSDDDDDRRRGAAASSRLRGRSLSSSSLSVRERRKDRIRQSLRLKRVSSKVERAARVSQGSGRRHRHSSSTGAGPRRAEVPPSLSLSSRREHGHGSPARGHKPAHGRTLRSSHGDSTRQNLMPHQ, encoded by the coding sequence ATGGTGTGGAAGCCCTGCTCGGCCTGCTgccgcgcgctcggcctccTCTGGCACAAGGTGCGCGACACCAAGCGCGTgcaccgcggccggcgcggccgccgggagCGGGACGTCGAGCTGGGAGAGCTCAGCAGCACGAGCCGCGACGGCACGGGCcgctcatcctcctcctcctcctcctctgacgacgacgacgaccgccgccgtggcgccgcggcgagcagcaggTTGAGGGGGAGatcgttgtcgtcgtcgtccttgtcCGTACGGGAGAGGAGGAAGGACAGGATCCGGCAGTCCCTGCGCCTCAAGAGGGTCAGCTCCAAGGTGGAGCGCGCTGCGAGGGTAAGCCAGGGGAGTGGACGGCGACACCGGCACTCAAGCTCGACCGGGGCTGGGCCGAGGAGAGCGGAGGTGCCGCCGTCCTTGTCCTTGTCGTCACGGCGCGAGCATGGGCATGGCTCGCCGGCGCGTGGCCATAAGCCTGCGCACGGCCGCACACTAAGGTCGAGCCATGGCGATTCGACGCGACAAAACTTGATGCCCCATCAGTGA
- the LOC120670323 gene encoding ORM1-like protein 3 codes for MGRRGEPYYVEAAPPVDVNKNTEWFMYPGVWTTYILLLFFAWLLVLSVSGCSPGAAWTVVNLAHFAITYHFFHWKKGTPFAADDQGIYSRLTWWEQIDNGQQLTRNRKFLTVVPVVLYLIASHLTDYKQPMFFLNTVAVFVLVVAKLPNMHKVRIFGINADF; via the exons ATGGGGCGGAGAGGGGAGCCCTACTACgtggaggcggcgccgccggtggacgTCAACAAGAACACCGAGTGGTTCATGTACCCGGGCGTCTGGACCACCTACATCCTGCTCCTCTTCTTCGCCTGGCTCCTCGTCCTCTCCGTCTCCGGCTGCTCCCCGGGGGCCGCCTGGACCGTCGTCAACCTCGCGCACTTCGCC ATCACTTACCACTTCTTCCATTGGAAGAAAGGAACCCCATTTGCTGCTGATGACCAGGGCATCTACAGCCGATTGACATGGTGGGAGCAAATTGACAATGGCCAGCAGCTTACTCGGAACAGAAAGTTTTTAACTGTGGTACCTGTGGTCCT GTACCTGATTGCATCACACTTGACCGACTACAAGCAGCCGATGTTTTTCCTCAACACCGTGGCGGTTTTCGTGCTGGTTGTAGCAAAGCTGCCAAACATGCACAAGGTCCGCATATTTGGAATCAATGCAGACTTCTGA